A genomic region of Papaver somniferum cultivar HN1 chromosome 7, ASM357369v1, whole genome shotgun sequence contains the following coding sequences:
- the LOC113298924 gene encoding uncharacterized protein LOC113298924, with product MLGRKRLVESLLKNPLKNQFAGFCTTTTEKVKGKTFRRRVVPFLLFSLTGGVALSAVNDLAIYGGCSSKALEKASQSQAVIDALGEPIERGPWYNASLAVAHNRSSVSCTFPVSGSRGTGIFQLKAVRPGDDALLPILFPFLRRQNWEILMMEALIHIPSNEEKNQTVRINLSDAAASSIPYPGNKPPSCTRSQDPSTQES from the exons ATGCTAGGCCGAAAAAGATTGGTTGAATCCCTACTAAAGAATCCGTTGAAGAACCAATTTGCAGG TTTTTGTACTACTACTACTGAGAAAGTAAAGGGCAAAACGTTCCGTCGAAGGGTAGTTCCCTTCTTGCTGTTTAGTCTTACTGGAGGTGTTGCATTGAGCGCTGTTAATGATCTTGCAATTTATGGTGGTTGCAGTAG TAAGGCCTTGGAGAAAGCAAGTCAGAGTCAGGCGGTTATAGATGCTTTAGGTGAACCTATTGAAAGGGGTCCCTGGTACAATGCTTCCCTTGCTGTAGCTCACAACAGGAGTTCAGTATCTTGCACATTTCCTGTTTCGGGGTCACGTGGAACTGGTATTTTTCAGTTAAAGGCTGTGCGACCAGGAG ATGATGCGTTGCTTCCAATTCTATTTCCATTTTTACGGCGTCAAAACTGGGAGATCCTTATGATGGAAGCACTTATACATATTCCTTCAAATGAAGAGAAGAACCAGACAGTGCGGATCAATCTCTCAGATGCTGCTGCTTCTTCCATACCATATCCGGGGAACAAACCCCCTAGTTGTACAAGGTCTCAAGATCCAAGTACTCAAGAAAGTTGA